One Nesterenkonia populi DNA window includes the following coding sequences:
- a CDS encoding HIT family protein, translating to MATVFSRIIDGEIPGRFIWSDETCVGFLSISPLAYGHTLVVPRQEVDRWTDAEEELVAHLTRTAHRIGAAQVEAFGSERAGLAVVGFEIPHLHLHVWPSNSMADHSFANAIDSPDEAKMDEAAETLRAALRERGHGESVPD from the coding sequence ATGGCGACTGTTTTCAGCAGAATCATCGACGGTGAGATCCCGGGCCGGTTCATCTGGTCCGACGAGACCTGCGTGGGCTTCCTGTCCATCAGCCCGCTGGCCTACGGGCACACCTTGGTGGTGCCCCGCCAGGAGGTGGACCGGTGGACCGACGCCGAGGAGGAGCTGGTCGCGCACCTGACCAGAACGGCGCACCGGATCGGCGCGGCCCAGGTGGAGGCGTTCGGCTCAGAGCGGGCGGGACTGGCGGTGGTCGGCTTCGAGATTCCGCACCTGCACCTGCACGTGTGGCCCTCGAACTCCATGGCGGACCACAGCTTCGCCAACGCCATCGACAGTCCTGACGAGGCCAAGATGGACGAGGCCGCTGAGACTCTCCGCGCCGCCCTGCGCGAGCGAGGCCACGGGGAGAGCGTCCCGGACTGA